A genomic segment from Silene latifolia isolate original U9 population unplaced genomic scaffold, ASM4854445v1 scaffold_469, whole genome shotgun sequence encodes:
- the LOC141639613 gene encoding protein NRT1/ PTR FAMILY 5.10-like isoform X1: MVNSKNTIVTVSTSCEPLCTPLVLPHDEEHTVAATVDYKHNPAVRSKTGRWRSAGFIIGVEMAERIAYYGILCNLITFLTEELRQSTATAAANVNAWAGVASLLPICGAVIADSYLGKHCTIISASLVYILGLALLTLSAMLPSLNCPTHGRSIKSIPGCLSHLQTMVFFGALYLVALGQGGHKPCVQAFGADQFDGSDPEESKAKSSFFNWWYFGLSSGALLGIGVLSYVQDNFSWGLAFGIPCIVMVIALLVFILGTFTYRFIKVNEKQTPFSRIGRVFIRAARNRHAKSFVPEDEEESQFIESLRGSEQFRFLDKALLSPDTSKLPGTITSKSEVEEAKALLRLFPIWATNLVFGIVSAQISTFFTKQGVTLDRSVGPSFKIPAAGLQSFMGIFIITFIPIYDCLLVPFARRFTGKPSGISVLQRIGIGLFISIISMVVAAIVEKRRLNIALHYELIDLPNAMIPMSIWWLLPQYALFGIADAFTIVGQQEFFYDQVPVELRSVGVALYLSGLGVGNFLSSILLLLVDKLTTNEIESSWLTDNLNRAHLDYFYWLLALLSTIGFVLFLYFSRSYIYTNSKIHK, from the exons ATGGTCAACTCTAAGAATACCATTGTTACAGTTTCAACTTCTTGCGAACCTCTTTGCACTCCTCTAGTCCTTCCACATGATGAAGAACATACCGTGGCGGCTACTGTGGATTATAAGCACAATCCCGCTGTTCGATCAAAGACTGGACGATGGAGATCTGCTGGTTTTATCATTG GGGTGGAGATGGCAGAGAGGATTGCATATTATGGGATACTGTGTAATTTAATTACTTTCCTAACGGAGGAATTAAGGCAGTCAACAGCAACAGCGGCAGCTAATGTCAATGCTTGGGCTGGTGTGGCCTCTTTGCTTCCTATCTGTGGGGCTGTCATTGCTGATTCTTATCTCGGAAAGCACTGTACTATTATATCTGCATCTCTCGTCTACATCTTG GGGCTGGCCTTGCTAACATTATCAGCAATGCTTCCTTCCCTTAACTGTCCAACTCATGGAAGGAGCATCAAAAGCATACCCGgatgtttgtctcatttgcagaCTATGGTATTCTTTGGTGCCCTGTATTTGGTGGCTCTTGGGCAAGGTGGGCACAAGCCTTGTGTTCAGGCTTTTGGCGCTGATCAGTTTGATGGAAGTGATCCTGAAGAGAGCAAAGCTAAAAGCTCTTTTTTTAATTGGTGGTACTTCGGGCTGTCCTCGGGTGCTCTCCTAGGCATAGGAGTCTTAAGCTATGTTCAAGACAACTTTAGCTGGGGTCTTGCATTTGGGATTCCCTGCATTGTCATGGTGATTGCGCTCTTGGTATTTATCCTCGGGACTTTTACTTACCGCTTTATCAAGGTAAATGAAAAACAAACTCCATTCTCGAGGATTGGAAGAGTTTTCATCCGAGCTGCAAGGAACCGGCATGCCAAGAGCTTTGTGCCTGAGGATGAAGAGGAAAGTCAATTCATCGAGTCTCTTCGTGGATCTGAACAGTTCAG GTTCCTGGATAAAGCTCTCCTTTCACCTGACACTTCAAAATTACCTGGAACTATTACTAGCAAAAGCGAGGTTGAAGAAGCAAAGGCATTACTTAGGCTCTTTCCAATATGGGCAACAAATTTAGTCTTTGGAATCGTCTCTGCACAAATCTCGACTTTCTTCACTAAACAAGGTGTTACACTAGATCGATCAGTCGGACCCAGCTTCAAGATACCAGCTGCAGGATTACAGTCTTTCATGGGCATCTTCATTATTACATTCATTCCAATATATGATTGCCTATTAGTACCCTTTGCCAGAAGATTTACCGGAAAACCCTCTGGCATATCAGTCCTTCAGAGAATTGGAATCGGCTTATTCATATCAATCATAAGTATGGTAGTTGCAGCAATTGTAGAGAAAAGACGACTCAACATCGCCCTACATTATGAACTCATAGATCTGCCTAACGCGATGATCCCTATGAGTATCTGGTGGCTACTTCCTCAGTATGCCTTGTTTGGGATTGCAGATGCTTTTACTATAGTTGGACAGCAAGAGTTTTTCTATGACCAAGTACCTGTTGAATTACGAAGCGTTGGAGTCGCTCTATATTTGAGTGGTTTAGGCGTCGGTAACTTCTTAAGCAGCATTCTTCTGCTCCTTGTTGATAAGTTGACTACTAATGAAATCGAAAGTAGTTGGTTAACAGATAACTTGAACCGGGCACATCTCGATTATTTTTATTGGTTGCTGGCTCTCCTCAGCACTATTGGGTTCGTTCTCTTCTTGTATTTTTCAAGATCATACATTTACACCAATAGCAAGATCCATAAGTAA
- the LOC141639611 gene encoding patellin-3-like produces the protein MAEETQKPETVPQAEVVVPEAEKEVSTPPAAAAVVVEGEAEKAVDAEVADAEKIVEQPSFKEETNVVSELPEFQRKAIEELKKLIQDACAKHEFSSPPTPSSPSPAAKEEEKTEEVVVEEEKEQTPATEVAPSPTHVVAAEPPAATTEEEQTPPPVVETKAEEVAPAPAATEIPVAAEAGKEEEKTVETIKETIVEEITPPTVEETTPPTVEVVTPPVEPEEVSIWGIPLLADERTDVILLKFLRARDFKVKEAFTMIRNTVRWRKEFDVDNLLDEDLGNEEYSKVLFTHGFDKEGRIVCYNVFGEFQNKELYQNTFADAEKRKKFLKWLIQFLEKIIRDLDFNPKGINSIVLVNDLKNSPGYGKRDVSKIIDKFLVILQDNYPEFVARQLCINTSWWYVAYYWIYLTVFTPRSKSKFVFASPSKTPETLFKYIAPEHVPVQYGGHSKIGENEFSSADPVTEVIIKPGTKHPIEFAFSEATELVWELRVIGWDVNYGAEFLPEKEGGYTLNISKPKKITLSIDEPVISDSFKVTEAGKVVITIDNQSSKKKKLLYRSKVKVSE, from the exons ATGGCGGAAGAAACCCAGAAGCCGGAAACTGTGCCGCAAGCCGAAGTTGTTGTTCCTGAAGCCGAAAAGGAAGTTTCAACGCCGccggctgctgctgctgttgttgttGAGGGTGAGGCTGAGAAGGCGGTTGATGCGGAAGTCGCGGATGCTGAGAAGATCGTTGAGCAGCCGTCTTTTAAGGAAGAGACTAATGTTGTGTCTGAATTGCCGGAGTTTCAGAGGAAAGCGATTGAAGAGTTGAAGAAACTCATCCAGGACGCGTGCGCTAAGCACGAGTTCTCCTCTCCGCCTACTCCGTCTTCCCCTAGTCCTGCCGCGAAGGAGGAGGAGAAGACGGAAGAGGTCGTCGTTGAGGAGGAGAAGGAGCAGACTCCTGCTACGGAGGTTGCTCCTTCCCCTACCCATGTTGTCGCCGCTGAACCACCAGCGGCGACAACAGAGGAGGAGCAAACTCCTCCGCCTGTTGTCGAAACAAAGGCGGAGGAGGTTGCTCCAGCCCCTGCTGCTACCGAAATACCAGTAGCAGCAGAGGCGGGGAAGGAGGAAGAGAAGACGGTTGAAACCATCAAGGAAACAATCGTCGAGGAAATAACCCCACCAACCGTCGAAGAAACGACCCCACCTACCGTCGAGGTGGTGACCCCACCAGTTGAACCAGAAGAGGTATCAATCTGGGGAATCCCGCTCCTCGCAGACGAAAGAACAGACGTAATCCTACTAAAATTCCTAAGAGCACGTGACTTCAAAGTCAAGGAAGCCTTCACCATGATAAGAAACACCGTACGTTGGCGTAAGGAATTCGACGTCGATAATCTCTTAGACGAAGATCTCGGCAACGAAGAATACAGCAAGGTTTTATTCACACACGGGTTCGATAAAGAAGGGAGAATTGTTTGTTATAATGTTTTTGGAGAGTTTCAGAATAAAGAACTTTATCAAAACACTTTTGCGGATGCCGAAAAAAGGAAGAAATTTTTGAAATGGTTGATTCAGTTCCTTGAGAAAATCATTAGGGATCTTGATTTTAATCCTAAAGGGATTAATTCTATTGTTTTGGTTAATGATCTTAAGAATTCTCCTGGGTATGGTAAAAGGGATGTTTCTAAGATTATTGATAAGTTTCTTGTTATTCTTCAAGATAATTATCCTGAGTTCGTTGCCAGACAG TTGTGCATCAATACGTCATGGTGGTACGTGGCCTACTACTGGATTTACTTGACCGTGTTCACTCCAAGGAGCAAGAGCAAGTTTGTCTTTGCTAGCCCATCTAAGACTCCTGAGACTTTATTCAA gTACATAGCACCTGAACATGTGCCAGTACAATATGGTGGACATAGTAAAATTGGTGAGAATGAGTTTTCCTCTGCTGATCCTGTTACTGAAGTTATCATCAAACCCGGCACCAAACACCCTATTGAATTTGCCTTTTCTGAG GCCACAGAGCTAGTGTGGGAGCTAAGAGTAATTGGATGGGATGTGAACTATGGTGCTGAATTCTTGCCTGAAAAGGAAGGAGGATACACCTTAAACATATCAAAGCCGAAGAAGATTACATTATCCATCGACGAGCCTGTGATTAGTGACTCTTTCAAGGTGACCGAGGCTGGGAAAGTCGTAATCACTATTGATAACCAAAGTTCTAAGAAGAAGAAGCTCCTTTACAGGTCCAAAGTTAAGGTTTCCGAGTGA
- the LOC141639613 gene encoding protein NRT1/ PTR FAMILY 5.10-like isoform X2 produces MVNSKNTIVTVSTSCEPLCTPLVLPHDEEHTVAATVDYKHNPAVRSKTGRWRSAGFIIGVEMAERIAYYGILCNLITFLTEELRQSTATAAANVNAWAGVASLLPICGAVIADSYLGKHCTIISASLVYILGLALLTLSAMLPSLNCPTHGRSIKSIPGCLSHLQTMVFFGALYLVALGQGGHKPCVQAFGADQFDGSDPEESKAKSSFFNWWYFGLSSGALLGIGVLSYVQDNFSWGLAFGIPCIVMVIALLVFILGTFTYRFIKVNEKQTPFSRIGRVFIRAARNRHAKSFVPEDEEESQFIESLRGSEQFRFLDKALLSPDTSKLPGTITSKSEVEEAKALLRLFPIWATNLVFGIVSAQISTFFTKQGVTLDRSVGPSFKIPAAGLQSFMGIFIITFIPIYDCLLVPFARRFTGKPSGISVLQRIGIGLFISIISMVVAAIVEKRRLNIALHYELIDLPNAMIPMSIWWLLPQYALFGIADAFTIVGQQEFFYDQVPVELRSVGVALYLSGLGVGNFLSSILLLLVDKLTTNEIESSWLTDNLNRAHLDYFYWLLALLSTIGG; encoded by the exons ATGGTCAACTCTAAGAATACCATTGTTACAGTTTCAACTTCTTGCGAACCTCTTTGCACTCCTCTAGTCCTTCCACATGATGAAGAACATACCGTGGCGGCTACTGTGGATTATAAGCACAATCCCGCTGTTCGATCAAAGACTGGACGATGGAGATCTGCTGGTTTTATCATTG GGGTGGAGATGGCAGAGAGGATTGCATATTATGGGATACTGTGTAATTTAATTACTTTCCTAACGGAGGAATTAAGGCAGTCAACAGCAACAGCGGCAGCTAATGTCAATGCTTGGGCTGGTGTGGCCTCTTTGCTTCCTATCTGTGGGGCTGTCATTGCTGATTCTTATCTCGGAAAGCACTGTACTATTATATCTGCATCTCTCGTCTACATCTTG GGGCTGGCCTTGCTAACATTATCAGCAATGCTTCCTTCCCTTAACTGTCCAACTCATGGAAGGAGCATCAAAAGCATACCCGgatgtttgtctcatttgcagaCTATGGTATTCTTTGGTGCCCTGTATTTGGTGGCTCTTGGGCAAGGTGGGCACAAGCCTTGTGTTCAGGCTTTTGGCGCTGATCAGTTTGATGGAAGTGATCCTGAAGAGAGCAAAGCTAAAAGCTCTTTTTTTAATTGGTGGTACTTCGGGCTGTCCTCGGGTGCTCTCCTAGGCATAGGAGTCTTAAGCTATGTTCAAGACAACTTTAGCTGGGGTCTTGCATTTGGGATTCCCTGCATTGTCATGGTGATTGCGCTCTTGGTATTTATCCTCGGGACTTTTACTTACCGCTTTATCAAGGTAAATGAAAAACAAACTCCATTCTCGAGGATTGGAAGAGTTTTCATCCGAGCTGCAAGGAACCGGCATGCCAAGAGCTTTGTGCCTGAGGATGAAGAGGAAAGTCAATTCATCGAGTCTCTTCGTGGATCTGAACAGTTCAG GTTCCTGGATAAAGCTCTCCTTTCACCTGACACTTCAAAATTACCTGGAACTATTACTAGCAAAAGCGAGGTTGAAGAAGCAAAGGCATTACTTAGGCTCTTTCCAATATGGGCAACAAATTTAGTCTTTGGAATCGTCTCTGCACAAATCTCGACTTTCTTCACTAAACAAGGTGTTACACTAGATCGATCAGTCGGACCCAGCTTCAAGATACCAGCTGCAGGATTACAGTCTTTCATGGGCATCTTCATTATTACATTCATTCCAATATATGATTGCCTATTAGTACCCTTTGCCAGAAGATTTACCGGAAAACCCTCTGGCATATCAGTCCTTCAGAGAATTGGAATCGGCTTATTCATATCAATCATAAGTATGGTAGTTGCAGCAATTGTAGAGAAAAGACGACTCAACATCGCCCTACATTATGAACTCATAGATCTGCCTAACGCGATGATCCCTATGAGTATCTGGTGGCTACTTCCTCAGTATGCCTTGTTTGGGATTGCAGATGCTTTTACTATAGTTGGACAGCAAGAGTTTTTCTATGACCAAGTACCTGTTGAATTACGAAGCGTTGGAGTCGCTCTATATTTGAGTGGTTTAGGCGTCGGTAACTTCTTAAGCAGCATTCTTCTGCTCCTTGTTGATAAGTTGACTACTAATGAAATCGAAAGTAGTTGGTTAACAGATAACTTGAACCGGGCACATCTCGATTATTTTTATTGGTTGCTGGCTCTCCTCAGCACTATTGG GGGTTAG
- the LOC141639612 gene encoding protein NRT1/ PTR FAMILY 5.10-like — MKELDIAMVNSSNTIVTVSTCCDPLCAPLVHPHDEEDTMVAAVDYKHNPAVRSKTGRWRSAGFIIGVEMAERIAYYGIQCNLITFLTEELRQSTATAAANVNAWAGVASLLPICGAVIADSYLGKYCTIISASLIYILGLALLTLSAMLPSLNCPTNGRSIKSVPRCLSHLQTMIFFGALYLVALGQGGHKPCVQAFGADQFDGTDPEESKAKSSFFNWWYFGLSSGALLGIAVLSYVQDNFSWGLAFGIPCIVMLIALLVFILGTFTYRFIKISEKQTPFSRIGRVFIRAARNRHAKSFVPEDEEESQFIESLRGSEQFRFLDKALLSPDTSKLPGTVSSKSEVEEAKALLSLFPIWATNLVFGIVFAQISTFFTKQGVTLDRSVGPSFKIPAAGLQSFMGIFIIIFLPIYDCLLVPFVRRFTGKPSGISVLQRIGIGLFISILSMVVAAIVEKRRLNIALHYGLVDLPNSTIPMSIWWLLPQYALFGIADGFTIVGQQEFFYDQVPVELRSVGIALYLSVLGVGNFLSSILVLLVDKLTTNEIESSWLTDNLNRAHLDYFYWSLAFLSSIGFVLFLYFSRSYIYTNSKIHM, encoded by the exons ATGAAG GAGTTGGACATAGCAATGGTCAACTCTAGCAATACCATTGTTACAGTTTCAACTTGTTGCGACCCTCTTTGTGCTCCTTTAGTCCATCCACATGACGAAGAAGATACCATGGTGGCCGCTGTGGATTATAAGCATAATCCCGCGGTTAGGTCAAAGACTGGACGGTGGAGATCTGCTGGTTTTATCATTG GGGTGGAGATGGCAGAAAGGATTGCATATTATGGGATACAATGTAATTTAATTACTTTCCTAACGGAGGAATTAAGGCAGTCAACAGCGACAGCGGCAGCTAATGTCAATGCTTGGGCTGGTGTAGCCTCTTTGCTTCCTATCTGTGGTGCTGTCATTGCTGATTCTTATCTCGGAAAGTATTGTACTATTATATCTGCATCTCTCATCTACATCTTG GGGCTGGCCTTGCTAACATTATCAGCAATGCTTCCTTCCCTTAACTGTCCAACTAATGGAAGGAGCATCAAAAGCGTACCCAgatgtttgtctcatttgcagaCAATGATATTCTTTGGTGCTCTTTATTTGGTGGCTCTTGGGCAAGGTGGGCACAAACCTTGTGTTCAGGCTTTTGGCGCTGATCAGTTTGATGGAACCGATCCTGAAGAAAGCAAAGCTAAAAGCTCTTTTTTTAATTGGTGGTACTTTGGGTTGTCCTCTGGTGCTCTTCTAGGCATAGCAGTGTTAAGTTATGTTCAAGACAACTTTAGCTGGGGTCTTGCATTTGGGATTCCCTGCATTGTCATGTTGATTGCGCTCTTGGTATTTATCCTTGGGACTTTTACTTACCGCTTTATTAAGATAAGTGAAAAACAAACTCCATTCTCAAGGATTGGAAGAGTGTTCATCCGAGCTGCAAGGAACCGGCATGCCAAGAGCTTTGTGCCCGAGGATGAAGAGGAAAGTCAATTCATCGAGTCCCTTCGTGGATCTGAACAGTTTAG GTTCCTTGATAAAGCTCTCCTTTCACCTGACACTTCAAAATTACCCGGAACTGTTTCTAGCAAGAGCGAGGTGGAAGAAGCAAAGGCATTACTCAGTCTCTTTCCAATATGGGCAACAAATTTAGTCTTTGGAATCGTCTTTGCACAAATCTCGACTTTCTTCACTAAACAAGGTGTTACATTAGATCGATCAGTCGGGCCCAGCTTCAAGATACCAGCTGCAGGATTACAGTCTTTCATGGGCATCTTCATTATTATATTCCTTCCCATATACGACTGCCTACTAGTACCCTTCGTCAGAAGATTTACCGGAAAACCCTCCGGCATATCAGTGCTTCAGAGAATTGGAATCGGCTTATTCATATCAATTCTAAGTATGGTAGTTGCAGCTATTGTAGAGAAAAGACGACTCAACATCGCCCTACATTATGGACTCGTAGATCTACCTAACTCCACGATCCCTATGAGTATATGGTGGCTACTCCCTCAGTATGCTTTGTTTGGGATTGCAGATGGTTTTACTATAGTTGGACAACAAGAGTTTTTCTATGACCAAGTACCTGTTGAATTACGGAGTGTTGGAATCGCTCTATATTTGAGTGTTTTAGGTGTCGGTAACTTCTTAAGCAGCATTCTTGTGCTCCTTGTTGATAAATTGACTACTAATGAAATCGAAAGTAGTTGGTTAACCGATAACTTGAACCGGGCACATCTTGATTACTTTTATTGGTCGCTGGCTTTCCTCAGCAGTATTGGGTTCGTTCTCTTCTTGTATTTTTCAAGATCGTACATTTACACCAATAGCAAGATCCATATGTAA
- the LOC141639610 gene encoding protein NRT1/ PTR FAMILY 5.10-like has translation MDEEETQFRISYKGFDFDYYAREGGVNGHIAYLMSMGMAMQPCGYENFELAFLRFLDKALHVPDTSDTSDVAVAITSKSEVEEAKALLRLFPIWATSLVFGIIFAQSSTFFTKQAATLDRSLGPNFDIPPASLQSFGAICIFIFIPIYDCLLVPFARNLTGKHSSISVLQRIGTGLFLSIVCMVIAAITEKRRLDIALHYGLIDLPNAMVPMSIWWLLPQSAISGIADAFTIVGLQEFFYDQVPVELRSVGMSLYLTVLGIGSLLSSMLVSLVDKLSSAL, from the exons ATGGACGAAGAGGAAACTCAATTCAG GATATCATATAAGGGTTTCGATTTTGACTATTATGCTAGAGAAGGTGGAGTTAATGGACATATTGCCTATTTGATGTCGATGGGAATGGCTATGCAGCCATGTGGGTATGAGAATTTTG AACTCGCTTTTCTTAGGTTCCTTGATAAAGCTCTCCATGTGCCCGACACTTCAGACACTTCGGATGTAGCTGTAGCTATTACCAGCAAGAGCGAGGTTGAAGAAGCAAAGGCATTACTCAGGCTTTTTCCAATATGGGCAACAAGTTTAGTTTTTGGAATCATCTTTGCACAATCGTCGACTTTCTTCACCAAGCAAGCTGCTACTTTGGATCGGTCACTCGGGCCAAACTTCGACATTCCACCTGCATCACTGCAGTCCTTTGGTGCCATCTGCATTTTCATATTCATTCCTATATATGATTGCCTACTTGTACCCTTTGCTAGAAACCTTACAGGAAAACACTCCAGTATATCAGTCCTTCAGAGAATTGGAACCGGTCTGTTCTTATCAATTGTGTGCATGGTTATTGCAGCAATTACAGAGAAAAGACGACTCGACATTGCCCTGCATTACGGACTTATAGACCTGCCCAACGCGATGGTCCCTATGAGTATATGGTGGCTACTTCCTCAGTCTGCTATCTCTGGGATTGCAGATGCTTTTACTATAGTTGGTCTGCAAGAGTTTTTCTATGACCAAGTACCCGTTGAATTGAGAAGTGTCGGAATGTCCTTATATCTGACTGTTTTAGGTATTGGTAGCCTTTTGAGCAGCATGCTTGTGTCCCTTGTTGATAAGCTATCTAGTG CACTCTAG